The Chroogloeocystis siderophila 5.2 s.c.1 genome includes a region encoding these proteins:
- a CDS encoding PepSY domain-containing protein, translating into MKTTTKIILATAFIGTLGLGGVAKAVNARQVQSQAAITPQYSSTQIAETSDGDGEVNDATEVNANTNQLQAQATSNNRHSRTHKEMDDDREDQQEAAKLQPLAKITIQEAKQAAQTAVAGTASSVKLENENGNLVYEVVIGQQEVMVDAGNGNVLYTENINQEDEHNETSRPKSSIQVSDSNERNAETNDNGGQ; encoded by the coding sequence ATGAAAACGACAACCAAAATTATCCTAGCAACAGCTTTTATCGGTACTTTAGGTCTTGGAGGAGTAGCTAAAGCGGTTAATGCTAGACAAGTACAATCTCAAGCAGCAATTACGCCGCAATATAGCAGTACGCAAATAGCTGAAACTAGCGACGGCGATGGCGAAGTTAATGACGCCACCGAAGTGAATGCAAATACTAATCAATTGCAAGCCCAAGCCACGAGCAACAATCGTCATTCTCGCACACACAAAGAAATGGATGACGATCGAGAAGATCAGCAAGAAGCCGCAAAACTCCAACCATTAGCTAAAATTACCATCCAAGAAGCCAAGCAAGCTGCCCAAACCGCAGTAGCAGGTACAGCCAGCAGCGTCAAGCTTGAAAATGAAAATGGCAACTTAGTCTATGAAGTAGTTATCGGACAACAGGAAGTTATGGTAGACGCTGGTAACGGCAACGTACTATACACTGAGAATATTAATCAAGAAGACGAACACAACGAAACTTCGCGACCTAAGAGTAGTATTCAAGTATCCGACAGCAATGAACGTAATGCTGAAACTAACGACAATGGAGGACAGTAG
- a CDS encoding glycosyl transferase, translating to MSPIIYVAVTSHGFGHAARTASVVATIKKLCPETLVIFVTTTPRWFLESYFQNDFIYRPRSFDVGVVQSDSLKMDKAATLEKMQHIRSQQNAIVAGEVNFIKQNRVDLILADVPHLASVIGKTANVPCWTISNFGWDFIYRDWGSEFQEIADWISDCYSQCDRLLRLPFHEPMSAFQNITDFGLPGGSPSHQSDALRSKWKITTPKERTILLTFGGLGLQQIPYNNVQRFPDWQFITFARNAPDLPNLLKISDPQYRPVDFMQLCGRVVSKPGFSTFAEAIHQQVPIITLTRDDFAEAALLIEGITDYAHHQVISPDEFFHSGWEFLEQAPLTPRKSQGIALDGNEAIAHAVLDYFQ from the coding sequence ATGTCTCCCATTATCTACGTAGCCGTTACCAGTCACGGATTTGGTCATGCAGCGCGGACTGCATCGGTTGTTGCGACGATCAAAAAACTCTGTCCAGAAACGTTGGTAATTTTCGTTACTACAACACCACGTTGGTTTCTCGAATCATACTTTCAAAATGATTTTATCTACCGTCCGCGATCGTTTGATGTTGGTGTAGTACAAAGCGATAGTCTCAAAATGGACAAAGCCGCCACACTCGAAAAAATGCAGCATATCCGCAGTCAACAAAACGCAATTGTCGCCGGAGAAGTTAACTTTATCAAGCAAAATCGCGTCGATTTAATCTTAGCGGATGTTCCCCATTTAGCTAGCGTAATTGGGAAAACCGCAAATGTTCCGTGTTGGACTATCAGCAATTTTGGTTGGGACTTTATTTATCGTGATTGGGGAAGTGAATTTCAGGAAATCGCGGATTGGATTTCCGATTGCTACAGTCAGTGCGATCGCTTACTCCGCCTACCATTCCACGAACCCATGAGTGCGTTTCAAAATATCACAGACTTTGGGCTACCTGGTGGTTCTCCATCCCACCAATCTGATGCGCTACGATCTAAATGGAAGATCACAACACCAAAAGAGCGCACAATCTTATTAACTTTCGGTGGCTTGGGCTTACAGCAAATTCCATACAATAATGTACAACGATTTCCCGATTGGCAATTTATCACGTTTGCGCGTAACGCCCCAGATTTACCTAACTTACTTAAAATCAGCGATCCGCAGTATCGTCCAGTTGATTTTATGCAGCTTTGTGGCAGAGTTGTTTCCAAACCTGGTTTTAGTACATTCGCCGAAGCAATTCACCAACAGGTGCCTATTATTACTCTGACCCGTGATGATTTTGCGGAAGCAGCTTTGTTGATTGAAGGAATTACAGATTATGCGCATCACCAAGTTATTAGCCCAGACGAATTTTTCCACAGTGGTTGGGAATTTCTCGAACAAGCACCTTTGACACCAAGAAAGTCGCAAGGAATTGCCCTCGATGGTAATGAAGCGATCGCCCATGCTGTTTTAGACTATTTTCAGTAA
- a CDS encoding Nif3-like dinuclear metal center hexameric protein, whose amino-acid sequence MKIAELIAWFEAWANPAWQESWDNCGWQIEPGVLEESAQVLVCLTPTLAVMEEAIALQNVGTPVNLIFAHHPLIFKPVKSLQTGDAITEITRLSFHHQIGIYTAHTNFDQVADGTADVLAQVLELKHATPIVETQAGLGYGRVGVLEPTLTLQELLTKIYTQLHPPDLIFSPEANRKQTIERLAVLGGSGASFISDVVKTGAQAYLTSDCKFHQFQESRDRGLILIDAGHYATERPACAQLVAKLQNLSLEWVQLSQKDEDFRQFYGKY is encoded by the coding sequence ATGAAAATTGCGGAACTAATCGCTTGGTTTGAAGCATGGGCAAATCCGGCTTGGCAAGAAAGCTGGGATAATTGTGGCTGGCAGATTGAACCTGGAGTTTTAGAAGAATCAGCACAGGTGCTTGTTTGCTTGACTCCCACTCTAGCAGTGATGGAAGAAGCGATCGCCCTCCAAAATGTAGGTACTCCTGTCAATTTGATTTTTGCCCACCATCCTTTGATTTTTAAGCCAGTTAAATCTTTACAAACTGGAGATGCGATCACCGAAATAACACGATTGTCATTTCATCATCAAATTGGCATTTACACAGCGCATACGAATTTCGATCAAGTTGCTGATGGTACGGCTGATGTCCTAGCGCAGGTGTTAGAACTCAAGCACGCTACACCCATTGTAGAAACGCAAGCAGGCTTAGGATACGGTCGTGTAGGGGTTCTAGAGCCTACTTTAACTTTACAGGAACTTCTTACCAAAATTTACACTCAGTTACACCCACCTGATCTCATCTTCTCTCCTGAAGCAAATCGAAAGCAAACAATTGAACGTCTTGCCGTATTAGGTGGTTCAGGAGCTAGTTTTATCTCAGATGTTGTTAAAACTGGTGCACAAGCCTATTTAACGTCTGATTGTAAATTCCATCAATTTCAGGAAAGTCGCGATCGCGGTTTAATTCTCATCGACGCCGGACATTATGCGACTGAACGCCCTGCTTGCGCCCAACTCGTTGCAAAATTGCAAAATTTAAGCCTTGAGTGGGTACAATTAAGCCAAAAAGATGAAGATTTTAGGCAATTTTACGGTAAATATTAA
- a CDS encoding DUF1345 domain-containing protein gives MLLPTRIVVTWNIGTICFLILAWVMINNATPQGMRRSAQREDSSRLTVLILVVAAACMSLLAITFMLQGGKSLPARILALHVIFAVITIVSSWLLIHTMFALQYAHYYYRDRREDTTISNAEGLDFPQDKQPDYWDFLYFSFVVGMTCQVSDVQITSSLMRRLALVHGIVTFFFNTVILALSINIIAALL, from the coding sequence ATGTTACTACCAACTCGGATCGTTGTTACATGGAATATAGGCACGATTTGTTTTTTGATTTTAGCTTGGGTGATGATAAACAACGCGACTCCACAAGGAATGCGTCGTAGCGCCCAACGTGAAGATAGTAGCCGTTTAACCGTTTTAATACTCGTTGTTGCAGCTGCATGTATGAGTTTGCTAGCAATTACTTTTATGCTGCAAGGTGGCAAAAGTTTACCTGCAAGGATATTAGCACTGCACGTAATTTTTGCAGTTATCACAATTGTTAGTTCTTGGTTACTGATACATACAATGTTTGCATTACAATACGCACATTATTATTATCGCGATCGCCGTGAAGATACCACAATAAGCAACGCTGAAGGTTTAGACTTTCCGCAAGACAAACAGCCGGATTATTGGGACTTTCTTTATTTCTCGTTTGTCGTCGGCATGACGTGTCAAGTTAGTGATGTGCAAATAACATCAAGCTTAATGCGCCGACTCGCTTTAGTACATGGAATTGTGACGTTTTTCTTTAATACTGTGATTCTAGCGCTTAGCATTAATATTATTGCTGCGTTACTCTAA
- a CDS encoding DUF6679 family protein produces the protein MLHRKIYQLCGDGREVCVFLRDQQRWIERARIIDIEGDLVTLRYETEEEDEVCSWEEMVRLESIGAVTQKLASVPRGNAEPLVSEDCPEAERIRRYTDSNPD, from the coding sequence ATGCTACACCGCAAGATTTATCAACTGTGTGGCGACGGGCGTGAAGTATGCGTTTTCTTGCGGGACCAGCAACGCTGGATAGAACGCGCCCGCATCATCGACATTGAAGGTGATTTAGTTACCCTGCGTTATGAAACAGAAGAAGAAGACGAAGTTTGCTCTTGGGAAGAAATGGTTCGTCTCGAAAGCATTGGTGCTGTGACACAAAAGTTAGCTTCAGTACCACGCGGTAACGCTGAACCTTTAGTTTCCGAGGATTGTCCCGAAGCAGAACGCATTCGTCGTTACACCGACTCGAATCCCGATTAA
- a CDS encoding response regulator transcription factor codes for MKILIIEDDDRIADPLAEDLKRQHHVIDIATNGFEGWEYASATQYDLILLDLMLPQLDGITLCKRLRTVKYNALILVLTARDTTIDKVVGLDAGADDYLVKPFELEELSARIRALSRRTPEIRLPILVHGDLQLDSHTCQVTYQGKIVSLTPKEFTIIEYFLRYPTQVFTKAAILEKLWDFDKLSSEETIKTHITNIRRKLKAAGSCDNLIETVYGIGYRLSAE; via the coding sequence ATGAAAATATTAATAATTGAAGACGACGATCGCATTGCCGATCCCCTAGCTGAAGATTTAAAACGTCAACATCATGTTATAGATATTGCTACTAATGGATTTGAGGGATGGGAATATGCTAGTGCTACGCAATATGATCTAATTTTGCTCGATTTAATGCTACCTCAATTGGATGGAATTACTTTATGTAAACGTTTACGTACAGTCAAATATAATGCTTTAATTTTAGTGTTGACAGCGAGAGATACTACTATTGACAAAGTTGTGGGACTTGACGCTGGTGCAGATGATTATTTAGTTAAGCCGTTTGAATTAGAAGAACTATCAGCACGAATTCGTGCCTTATCTCGGAGAACTCCCGAAATTCGTTTGCCGATTTTGGTTCATGGAGATTTACAACTTGATTCTCATACCTGTCAAGTGACTTATCAGGGGAAGATAGTGTCTTTAACACCAAAGGAATTTACAATAATTGAATATTTTCTACGTTACCCTACTCAAGTTTTTACTAAAGCAGCCATTTTAGAAAAATTATGGGATTTTGATAAATTGTCAAGTGAAGAAACAATAAAAACGCATATTACAAACATACGTCGAAAACTTAAAGCCGCAGGTAGTTGCGACAATTTAATTGAAACTGTTTACGGTATTGGTTATCGTCTAAGTGCTGAATAA
- a CDS encoding DNA-3-methyladenine glycosylase, with protein MNSTTLNQIVEPSWLERPSPEVAPDLLGCTLVRKVPDGQLLRGLIVETEAYAVGDPAFHAYRRRTERNAVLFGPAGRSYVYLIYGIYHCFNVVTDADGVPSAVLIRALQLESFPAEIPAKKPHRIAAGPGKLCLALQIDRSLNALMLQPGEPLWLEHRSLEFQQQLENQATNLVQTTRIGLTQGVDLPWRWYIKDCPAVSKL; from the coding sequence GTGAATTCAACTACACTCAATCAGATTGTAGAACCTTCTTGGTTAGAGCGTCCATCTCCTGAAGTTGCACCAGACTTACTCGGGTGTACACTTGTACGTAAAGTTCCTGACGGACAACTTCTGCGGGGGTTAATTGTGGAAACTGAAGCTTATGCAGTTGGAGATCCGGCGTTTCATGCGTACCGCCGTCGCACTGAACGTAATGCGGTACTGTTTGGACCTGCTGGTAGAAGTTATGTTTATCTCATCTATGGAATTTATCACTGTTTCAATGTCGTTACCGATGCGGATGGCGTGCCGAGTGCAGTTTTAATTCGTGCTTTACAACTAGAATCTTTCCCTGCGGAAATACCAGCTAAAAAACCGCACCGCATTGCGGCTGGACCTGGCAAGTTGTGTTTAGCTTTACAGATTGATCGCAGCTTAAATGCATTAATGCTCCAACCTGGTGAACCATTGTGGTTAGAACATCGTTCATTAGAATTTCAACAACAGCTTGAAAATCAAGCTACTAATTTGGTGCAAACTACCCGCATTGGACTTACTCAAGGCGTCGATCTCCCGTGGCGGTGGTACATCAAAGATTGTCCTGCGGTTTCCAAACTTTAA
- a CDS encoding secondary thiamine-phosphate synthase enzyme YjbQ: MHYQKILRIPTQGKSLNNVTTKIESIVAESVIETGICHLFLRHTSASLVIQENADPDVLKDLENFLAKLVPEDAYYIHSAEGSDDMPAHIRTVLTHTSEQIPIAKGELLLGTWQGIYIWEHRRRSHNRELVVHITGM; encoded by the coding sequence ATGCATTACCAAAAAATCTTAAGAATTCCCACGCAAGGCAAGTCTCTTAATAATGTGACTACCAAAATTGAATCAATTGTTGCTGAATCAGTTATAGAAACAGGAATTTGTCATCTCTTTTTACGTCATACTTCGGCTAGTCTTGTGATTCAAGAAAATGCCGATCCTGACGTACTAAAAGATTTAGAAAACTTCTTAGCGAAACTCGTTCCTGAAGATGCTTATTACATCCACAGCGCTGAAGGATCTGATGATATGCCAGCACATATTCGTACAGTACTTACGCATACATCAGAACAAATTCCGATTGCTAAAGGTGAGTTATTGTTAGGTACTTGGCAAGGTATATATATTTGGGAGCATCGACGGCGTAGCCATAATAGAGAACTTGTTGTTCACATTACGGGAATGTAA
- a CDS encoding DUF2127 domain-containing protein has translation MQNQRPLGLIVIVMYKAFVALLLAITAIFLLLALKNYQSLAVFSESYLLEGKLHIIEFILEQIIRLKRQTLLFSGLAAGIYGILTAIEALGLWYRKKWAGLLVLALVGVSIPLEVVELIKGLTILKLGVFLGNIAILWYLIRHFPKSKS, from the coding sequence ATGCAAAACCAGCGTCCACTTGGATTAATTGTAATCGTCATGTATAAAGCTTTTGTAGCTTTACTACTGGCAATTACAGCTATATTCTTACTTTTAGCTTTAAAAAACTATCAAAGTCTTGCAGTCTTTTCTGAGTCTTATCTTTTAGAAGGTAAACTACATATTATTGAATTTATTCTCGAACAAATTATTCGCCTCAAGCGGCAAACTTTACTTTTTAGTGGCCTTGCTGCTGGTATCTATGGAATTTTAACAGCAATTGAAGCACTTGGTTTATGGTATAGAAAAAAGTGGGCAGGATTATTAGTTTTGGCACTAGTCGGTGTTAGTATTCCTCTAGAAGTAGTTGAGTTAATAAAGGGATTAACCATTCTTAAATTAGGAGTATTTTTAGGAAATATAGCTATATTGTGGTACTTGATTCGCCATTTCCCGAAATCCAAAAGCTAA
- a CDS encoding sensor histidine kinase, whose product MFTNIKYRLLLSYLGILASILAGFAIAVRVVFTRSLSQQFTDRLTTLAQGAAANAELENGQIKIESDFSISNLKLQNQALQWFNPQGKLVSQQGTDVLTLPFSPDNSVQIQTQANIRAVTLPIIGSDDHQLVGYVRASQSLEDFKETLHRLDLGLGGGIAIALIFSGIGGIVLTRQAMQPIEESFQRLQQFTADASHELRSPLMAIKSNAAVALKYSEGIRETDVQKFQAITSATNQMTRLTEDLLFLARYDKIPQHYEKVNLTLLLQDLVELYQPQAIAKKITLRTQLNQILYLSGDVVQLTRLFTNLIQNAIYYTAPLGTVDIIGIAINSDILIEVKDTGIGIAKENINKVFERFWRADESRSYWNGGSGLGLAIAQAIAHNHGGIITVSSQLKVGSCFSVRFSKNMQQFQ is encoded by the coding sequence GTGTTTACAAATATTAAGTATCGTTTACTATTATCTTATTTAGGTATTCTAGCATCAATATTAGCTGGATTTGCAATCGCCGTTCGAGTTGTCTTTACGCGCAGTCTTTCTCAACAATTTACAGATAGATTAACGACTTTAGCTCAAGGAGCAGCGGCTAATGCAGAATTAGAAAATGGTCAGATCAAAATTGAAAGTGACTTTTCTATAAGTAACCTAAAATTGCAAAATCAAGCATTACAATGGTTCAATCCTCAAGGCAAATTGGTTAGTCAACAAGGAACAGATGTTCTGACTCTACCATTTTCTCCTGATAACTCTGTACAAATTCAAACACAAGCAAATATTCGAGCGGTTACACTTCCAATCATAGGAAGCGACGATCACCAGTTGGTTGGCTATGTGCGGGCAAGTCAATCGTTAGAAGATTTTAAGGAAACATTACATAGATTAGATTTGGGGCTAGGCGGAGGAATTGCGATCGCATTAATTTTTAGCGGTATTGGTGGTATTGTTTTAACTCGTCAAGCAATGCAACCGATAGAAGAAAGTTTTCAAAGATTGCAACAGTTTACAGCCGATGCATCGCACGAATTGCGTAGTCCTTTAATGGCAATTAAAAGCAATGCAGCAGTAGCATTAAAATATTCTGAAGGAATACGAGAAACTGATGTACAGAAATTTCAAGCAATTACTAGTGCTACTAACCAAATGACTCGTCTAACTGAAGATTTACTATTTCTAGCACGTTATGATAAAATTCCTCAACACTATGAAAAGGTTAATTTAACTTTATTATTACAAGATTTGGTAGAACTTTATCAGCCGCAAGCAATTGCTAAAAAAATTACTTTAAGAACTCAATTAAATCAAATCTTATATCTATCAGGCGACGTAGTTCAACTAACACGTTTATTTACAAACTTGATTCAAAATGCTATATACTATACTGCGCCCTTGGGTACAGTTGATATTATCGGTATTGCTATTAATTCTGACATACTTATTGAAGTAAAAGATACAGGTATTGGTATTGCAAAAGAGAATATCAATAAAGTTTTTGAGCGATTTTGGCGTGCAGATGAGTCGCGTTCGTATTGGAATGGTGGGTCGGGTTTGGGATTAGCGATCGCCCAAGCTATTGCTCATAATCACGGTGGCATAATTACTGTCAGCAGCCAATTAAAAGTTGGTAGTTGTTTTAGCGTGCGCTTCTCTAAGAATATGCAGCAATTTCAATAA
- a CDS encoding SRPBCC family protein, with translation MFRVVKMEVFYPYPPEKVWKAIANRSSLAKWLMENDFEPCLGHKFCFQSQLPGLNEIIYCEVLKLREPHELAYSWQDNLMESPSIVTWKLTPVDGGTQLHLEHRGYQQDAIAINQPTRPTQSWQAQLTHQVLLSDRISESQQFGSILLNSYFSGKWEYLINHKLAEVLAQETQDNFALS, from the coding sequence ATGTTCCGAGTCGTAAAGATGGAAGTTTTCTATCCTTATCCGCCAGAAAAAGTATGGAAGGCGATCGCAAATCGTTCTTCATTAGCAAAATGGTTAATGGAAAATGACTTTGAACCCTGTTTAGGACACAAGTTTTGTTTTCAATCGCAATTACCAGGGTTAAACGAGATTATTTATTGCGAAGTCCTAAAACTTAGAGAACCACACGAACTTGCTTATTCTTGGCAAGATAACTTGATGGAATCTCCCTCAATTGTGACTTGGAAGCTTACGCCTGTTGATGGCGGTACGCAACTACATTTAGAACATCGCGGCTATCAACAAGATGCGATCGCTATTAATCAACCTACACGTCCTACTCAATCTTGGCAAGCACAGCTAACGCATCAAGTCTTGCTAAGCGATCGCATTTCGGAATCCCAACAATTTGGCAGTATTCTCCTCAATTCCTACTTTAGTGGTAAATGGGAATATCTAATCAATCACAAACTTGCGGAAGTTTTAGCACAGGAAACACAAGACAATTTCGCACTTTCTTAA
- a CDS encoding MBL fold metallo-hydrolase, protein MSDRIPTASRPAGETSSELECFPYSVHHADEGVCLLVRMGPYRILLDCGIDDISILKKGKRSPPADLVLCSHAHPDHAQGLLALHQAFPSLPIYASEATTQLLPLNWLGTQNIPQFCQALPWRSPVEFQDGLSAELFPAGHLPGAAAILLTYTTPQRTYTLLYTGDFFLSNSRLVEGMPLEELRGLKPDVLIIEGSYGTARHPHRRSQENQLAERINRAIAQGYCVLMPTPTLGIGQEILMLLRSHHSFTGRDLDIWVDGMVATGCDAYLEMLPQLPAAVQNFARHQPLFWDERVRPRMRRLTPQQRTDVGKLPCIVITDENADLQQYCQPETGPWLILFPEKPGRLLPHPQSLPELAPQPSTTVETYLLAQHSDGPGITQLIHNLRPQHVIFVHGSPAYLADLTSLDELQNRYHLHSPASGTAVDLPVGDTFIQPAAPETNYEGELNELGTVITITLPEAIIADPRWRVFADTGLVEARWQGEELVIRGLSQRELLNQTSDRLIASEVSCCATCKFQRGQRCWNQSSPLFGFKVTPEGYCPVYERSSNEE, encoded by the coding sequence ATGAGTGATCGTATACCTACAGCCTCCCGTCCTGCTGGAGAAACAAGTTCCGAACTAGAATGTTTCCCGTACAGCGTTCATCATGCTGATGAAGGCGTGTGTTTATTAGTACGGATGGGACCTTATCGCATTTTACTCGACTGTGGCATTGACGATATTTCTATCTTGAAAAAAGGGAAGCGATCGCCACCAGCCGATTTAGTTTTATGCAGTCACGCGCATCCCGATCACGCCCAAGGCTTACTTGCACTACATCAGGCTTTTCCTTCGTTACCCATCTACGCTAGCGAAGCGACAACGCAATTATTACCCCTCAACTGGTTAGGGACACAGAACATTCCGCAGTTTTGTCAAGCATTACCGTGGCGATCGCCTGTGGAGTTTCAAGATGGTTTGAGTGCGGAGTTGTTTCCGGCGGGACATTTACCAGGTGCAGCCGCAATTTTATTGACGTACACTACACCACAGCGGACGTATACGTTACTCTATACAGGAGACTTCTTTTTATCGAATTCGCGCTTAGTTGAAGGAATGCCGTTGGAGGAATTGCGCGGATTGAAGCCTGATGTCTTAATAATTGAAGGAAGCTACGGAACTGCACGCCATCCGCATCGGCGATCGCAAGAAAATCAACTTGCTGAACGCATCAATCGCGCGATCGCTCAAGGTTACTGTGTTTTAATGCCAACTCCAACGCTGGGAATTGGACAAGAAATTCTCATGTTACTGCGGAGTCATCACAGTTTTACTGGTCGCGATTTAGATATTTGGGTTGATGGGATGGTCGCTACTGGCTGCGATGCTTACCTAGAAATGCTACCTCAACTACCTGCAGCAGTACAAAACTTTGCTCGCCATCAACCATTATTTTGGGATGAACGCGTACGTCCGCGAATGCGTAGGTTAACACCACAACAGCGCACTGATGTTGGCAAATTGCCGTGTATTGTGATTACTGACGAAAACGCAGATTTACAACAATATTGCCAGCCCGAAACTGGTCCTTGGCTGATTCTCTTTCCAGAAAAACCAGGGCGTTTACTTCCTCATCCTCAGTCTTTGCCAGAATTAGCACCGCAACCCTCAACTACCGTAGAAACGTATTTACTAGCACAACATAGCGATGGTCCTGGAATTACGCAACTGATTCACAATCTACGACCACAGCACGTTATTTTTGTTCATGGTTCGCCTGCTTATTTAGCAGATCTCACCAGCTTAGATGAGTTACAAAATCGCTACCATTTGCATTCGCCGGCGAGTGGGACAGCAGTAGATTTACCCGTTGGCGATACTTTTATTCAACCAGCAGCGCCAGAAACTAACTATGAAGGTGAACTAAATGAGTTGGGTACAGTAATTACAATCACACTACCGGAAGCCATCATTGCCGATCCTCGTTGGCGTGTTTTTGCGGATACAGGATTAGTTGAAGCCCGTTGGCAAGGTGAAGAATTAGTTATTCGCGGTTTGTCACAGCGGGAGTTGCTGAATCAAACCAGCGATCGCCTCATCGCTAGCGAAGTCAGTTGCTGCGCTACTTGTAAATTTCAACGCGGACAGCGATGCTGGAATCAATCATCTCCTTTATTCGGGTTTAAGGTGACACCCGAAGGTTACTGTCCTGTATATGAACGTAGTAGTAATGAAGAATAA
- a CDS encoding ArsR/SmtB family transcription factor: protein MRGDIFQAIADPTRRAILDRLRDGEQPVKQLAEPFAMSLPAISQHLQILCEAGLVTQRRLGRQRIYQLNPEPLQQVKNWVSHYEQFWQAKLDNLGEYLEESCSES from the coding sequence ATGCGAGGAGATATTTTTCAAGCGATCGCCGATCCAACACGTCGGGCAATTTTAGATCGCCTGCGGGATGGAGAACAACCCGTAAAACAACTTGCAGAACCTTTTGCAATGTCTTTACCTGCAATTTCGCAGCATTTACAGATTTTGTGTGAGGCGGGTTTAGTTACTCAACGGCGCTTAGGGCGTCAGCGGATATATCAACTCAATCCCGAACCATTGCAACAAGTGAAAAATTGGGTTTCGCACTACGAACAGTTTTGGCAAGCGAAACTCGATAACCTGGGTGAATATCTGGAGGAGTCATGTTCCGAGTCGTAA
- a CDS encoding ATP-dependent Clp protease proteolytic subunit, with protein sequence MNTPIPLSIPVIQPFLHKDQTFDIYSRLLAERIVFLKGELTEEVANLIVAQLLFLDAEDPEKDISLFINSDGGLATAAITVYDAMKQIRTDVTTVCVGTAAAMGAFLLASGTKGKRYASPHARIKLQQPSGNTEGNATDIEVAAQEILYLKETLNQILAENTGRTRKQIEIDLSRNLFLSAEEAKKYGLIDSLITKIP encoded by the coding sequence ATGAATACTCCCATCCCACTCAGCATTCCAGTCATTCAACCTTTTCTTCATAAAGACCAAACGTTCGATATTTATTCGCGATTACTTGCTGAGCGAATTGTCTTTTTAAAGGGTGAATTAACTGAGGAAGTAGCTAACTTAATTGTTGCACAACTACTATTTCTTGATGCTGAAGATCCAGAAAAAGATATTTCTTTATTCATCAACTCTGATGGTGGTTTAGCAACCGCAGCAATAACTGTTTACGATGCGATGAAACAAATTCGCACAGATGTTACTACAGTTTGTGTTGGTACTGCTGCTGCAATGGGCGCTTTCTTACTTGCTTCTGGAACTAAGGGCAAAAGATATGCTTCACCACACGCCCGAATTAAATTACAGCAACCGTCAGGAAATACTGAAGGAAACGCAACTGATATTGAGGTAGCTGCTCAGGAGATTTTATATCTTAAAGAGACACTGAATCAAATTCTTGCTGAAAATACTGGAAGAACACGCAAGCAAATTGAAATCGATTTAAGTAGAAACTTGTTTTTGAGTGCTGAAGAAGCGAAAAAATACGGCTTAATCGACAGCCTTATCACAAAAATACCATGA